The DNA region AGGTTGGGATCCGACCTACGAGTCGCTTTATTATTTCAATCCGGTCACGGCGACCAGCACCTGGATCTGGTCCAGGCCCCAGACGGTGCAGATCGGCAAGCATATTTTTGCACGATAACCTTCGTCTGGCCAAGGACCGGCCGCCCGTCATCATTGGCGGGGAGATCTAACGAAGCTAAAAAGCAGACACAGCAAGGGGCAGCCGCACCGTCAGACGGTGATGGCTGCCCCTTTAATCTATGCTCGGGAAGGAAGATCCCCGTCTTTCGGGGATCTTCTTGCTATATGTTATCCTCAAATCACCTTCGATTTTGCCTTCGCTTTTTCTACCGGGCAGATGCATACCGGACGCGTAACCTCCAGCGTATAGCCGGTCGATACCAGGTTTCCGGTTTCCGGATCGATCCGGTAGCTCGCCACCAGACTGCTGTCCTGATTCGCCGTAAGCAGAAACCCTCCCGGGAGTATATTGAAGTGGCGCGGGGTTTTCCCTCCGGAGGAAACCCAATTCACGGCTCTCAGCATGCCGGTATCCTGGTCGATGACATACTGGACAATGCTGTCGTGACCCCGGTTGGAAGCGTACAGCCAGCGGCCGCATGGGGCTACCAGCAGATGGGAGGATGTGTTGTTGTCCATCACGACATCTTCCGGCAGCGTGGAAGCATGCTGAAGAATTTTCAAATCCCCGAACGTTGCATCATAAGCATACGCCGTTACGGTGCTGTTCAGCTCATTGGTGCCGTATACCCATTTCCCGCTCGGATGGAAGGCCACATGGCGCGGACCCGAACCCGGCGGCAGGCTGATTTCGCGGTGCGTCACCAGCTTCCCTTCGTCCAGCCGATATAAGTTGACGTCATCCATGCCGAGATCGCTCACGACGATATATTTATGATGCGGGTCCTCAAACACCGAGTGCGGATGCGCCTCCGATTGGCGGTCATCGCGAAGCCCGCGTCCGCTGTGCTTGATCTTGGAGACGATTTCGCCCACTTTCCCGTCCTCCTCCAAAGCCAGCACGGAAATAGTCCCGTCGCTGTACCCCGTCGTAAGCAGATATTTACCGTCGGACGTGCGCGACACATGACAAGCGCCGGACGAGCCGGTAGGCTGGACGTTCAATATGGTCAATTCACCGTTTACGAGATTCGCAGAGTACGCGGCCACCTTGCTCTCGCCGACCTCGCTGGCGGCATACAGCACCGAGATGGACTCGTCAAAATCCAGGTAGGTCGGATTCTCGATGCCGGCGGTACCGCCAAGCAGCCTCAGTTCTCCCGTATTCCGGTCCATCGCTCCCCAATGAATGGCATTCTCTTTCTCGGAATTATATGTTCCTATGTAAAATATCAGTTCCTGTCCTGCTGTCATGTGATCCACTCCTTTATCATTGGATACGAAAAGCAAATCCACCGGCGTTCCTCTTCGTTCACTATGTATTACCCAATGCAGCCCCGGTCTTACCGTTACTCGGGCAAAAAACGGGGTCAGCCAAGAAGGCAGGGCATTCCATATATTAGTTCCGTAGAAAAGTATTGCCGGAGCTGGTTTTATCATGTACGATTACCACGATTACTACTCTATTCTATCATTAGATAAGGGAGATGACAGTAACTTGTACAAAAAAATCGGCCTTCTGGCCATCGCCTTCCTTCTGCTGCTCGGCGGTGCAGCCCAAGCCGTTCAGGCGAAGGAGCAGACCCGTATCCGCGTGTATCTGGACGGCCAGGAAATCAAGTTTCAGGCCCCGCCGGTCATGAAGAACGGGGTGACCTACGTCCAATTCCGGCCGCTGTTTCAGGCACTGAACTACACGGTTGGATGGGATGGCGCCAAGAAGCAAATTACGGGAACATATATCGACCAAAAGCTGCAGATGACGCTCGGCCAGTCCTCAGCTTACGTCAACAGCGTGAAAAGCAAGCTTCCGGGCGCTCCGTTTACGCAAGGAGGCAACACGCTCGTTCCGCTGCGGTTCGTCGCGGAAGCGACCGGCCTGCCGGTCAAATGGGATGCCAAGGCGCGGACGATCAAGATCGACCGCCAAGGGCCGACCATGAAGGCGAAAGCCGATATCGAGAAGCTGTACCGCACGCTGGACGCAGCCGAGAATGCCAAGGATCTCGCTAAGGCCAAAACGGTATATCATCCGCAATCCCCGCTTCTGGCCGGACTTGAGGAATACTATAAGGATCAATTCCAATTTGACCTTAACGTATCCAGCAAGATAGCGGACGTTACGCTTGCGGGCACAACGGCTGAAGCGTTCGTGGCCACGACCGTCCAGCGCGTATCGGGTCCCTTTACATGGGATTCTACGATCTACAGTTACAACTACTTCAAGAAGGACGCCTCCGGCGCTTGGAAGCTTGCATTCCCGGGAGAGTACGAGCAGGAGTACAACGTCTCCGACGAATTCCTTGAGTCCCGGGCCAACGTGCCTGAAGCGGAGCTGAAGGCGATTCAGGACGTGATCGATACCCAGTACAAAGGCTTTAACACCGAGAATGGCCAGCTGCTGATGTCTGTCATTCACCCGAACTCCGAATATTATGAGCTGTTCCAGAGCAGCATCGATGACGGCATTTTCGACGAGCTCAATTTCAACCTGAAGGACGAGGTAACCCATCCGCTCTTCTTCGACGGGGAGGACGCGGTCTTGTATATCGAGGAGAGCGATGATGCCGACGGCGATATGCTGTCCACCACCTATCTGTACTGGCTGACAAAGTCAGAAGGCAAGTGGATGATCTATGATGTGCTCGAGGTGGAGTAGCAGCATTTGTATTAAACCTGGATTGCCCGGACTATGAACCGGGCACGTGCTTAACGGCGATTCCTATCGGAGTCGCCGGCTTTCTATTTGGGTTATAACCTCCCCCTTCCTTCGGTTCTACTTCACTGAAATGGACATATACCATAGTAGTTATCCATGAAGGGGGCCTGTTATGGGAATCAAACTCATCAAAATTGCAGCCGTCTATTTTGTGATCGGCGTTTTGCTCGGCATGTATATGTCGATCTCCCACAGCTATACCTACAGCTCGATTCACGCGCACATCAACCTGCTCGGCTGGGCGTCTCTGGCTCTCGCAGGGATCGTTTACTATGTGTTCCCTGCCGCAGCGGAGTCAGCCGCGGGGAAGGTTCATTTTTGGCTGCATAACATCGGCCTGCCCATTATGATGATCGGACTGTTCCTCCTGATGAACGGGGCCGAATCCGTCGAACCGGTGATCGCAGTAGGAGGAGTCCTGGTGACGCTTGGTATTGTGGTTTTCTTGTATAACGTGTTAACGAATGTCCGGGAAGGTGCAAGACGGTAGGACTTGTGCTTGGCCGATTGAAGCTGTACGGGCATCCAGGGGAAATGGCTTTTATGCAAAATACTCTCTTGGATGACCCGTTTTTTCCGTGCCGTACGGACGCACGTCTTGGCCCGCGTGGGTCACCTCCTCCAAGTTTTGGGTAAGGATAGGTACCGTTCTCTTCGAAGGAGGCATCCAAGACATGTTGACCAATAGTGAAGTACACGTCACCTTCCGCTGCCGCGAGTGCGGCGGCGAAGTAGAGGCCCATTTCCATGAAGAACCGTTCACGACGGTTCACTGCCCGCACTGCGAGCACAGCTACTCCCTCATGCGGCCGACCATTGGGGAAGAAATACTGCTCGATTGGCAGAAGGAGGCCATCTTCCACAAGGTTCGGGCCGACCAGTCCGAACAGGACAAGCTCGAGCTTACGCTCCTGGTGATCAAAGTCGCCGAGCTGCTGACCTGGAAGGATGAGGGGAACGGCCACGTCCGGGCTATTGAAACGCTGCGGCAGTGGCTGCTGCTAAACGGCGTGCCCAAACCGCTCATCGAGCTGTTCGACGCCAAGCGTCCGGAAGGAAGCTCGCCGACCGAACGCAGGAAGTAGATCGGTGGAACTAACGATACAAAAGCCCCCCGGGAGATCCCGGAGGGCTTCTTCATTTTGGGGCGGGCCTTCCTTGCACCGTCGGCAGGATGGAGCTTCCAAGCTGCACCGGGTCCACCTATGCGGTCCGGACTTTGAATGGCCGCTTCAATCCCGGTACGGGATCGGCACCTCGATCGCTTGCTCGATCACGCCGGGAAAGCTGCTGACGTCAAAGGTCAACGGCTGCGGGTAATCCTCGGGCTCCAGATACAGGTATAGCGTCGTACTCCAGTATCCGTCCACTCCGGTCGATTCCGAAGTGGACCGGGAGCCTTCCTGCTCTTTAAATGTATGCCGCTTCCCTTTCCCATCCGTAAAACCCAGGGAGTCGATGGAGACTGCTCCATGATTGAAATCGCGTTCTTCATATTTTAGCGATAGCGTATATTTGTCCTTGCTCTTCGTGTAGTCTCCGAACTGAATACGATTCTCCGGCGAGCTCAGCACCTTCCGCCGCTCAACGTCCACGACGACCTGCATATCTCCCCGGTTTACGGCCTGCATCCCTCCAGCTTTCAACACGAGTCCATCCGGATGATCAAGTGCATTGCTCTCAAAAAAATACGTCATGTCCCCCTCGGCACCCGGCAGCCACGTCAGGGAATTGCCGAGCTGCACGGCGGAGAAACCGTCCTTGCGGGATTCGATATTAGGCTGGAACAATCCGGATACCTTCATCGAATTTTGCTTCGGAATATTCGCTTTCACTGTGATGCCCGCCGGTGACAGCACGGCCTCCTTAAGCGTCATGGTCTGCCCCTGGATTTCAATCACTCGGTTTAACGGCACGGTGCTTGTAAACCGTCTCATCGTTTCCAGATCAAGCTTCAGGTCCATCTCCATGACCTTCTCATCCGGTGACTTTGTGCTGTACATCGTATTCGTGGAATACGGAGCCACCGCGATGTCGAGGGTGACTGTTTCGGGGATTGGCGTGCTCTCCTCAAAATAAAAATTTACCTGCCTCGCCCACGTTCCAGCCTTCACAAGCGGATCCCCCCCTGTGCTGGAGGCGTAGGACAGCTTCTTGCCGGTGTCCGGCTGCCTCAGCTCTTCCCTCAGCACCATGGCATTTCGGTCCGCTCGATTCTCCAGCGTGTAGAAGACCTGCAGCCGCTCTGGTCCCGTCAGCACACCATGGATCGTGACCGTATACTCGCCTGATGCTTCGGATTGGTTCACCGGCTGGATCAAGCCGTGCCGATTCGCCGTCTGAGCCGTAATATCCCCTGCAAGATCGTACCCTGTCAGCGGCGGATACGGTCCTTGGGCGAGCTCCGGCGATGGCCCCGGCGGGCTGCCGCCTCCCCAAAGAGTCAGCAGCAGCACGGCGGCGGCAGCGATGACCGCGGCAGAAGCAGCGCGAAGACGATACCGGTTCTTCCGCCTCCGCTCCCCCGCCCGAATCCCGCCCCGAATGGCCGAATCGAGCGCCTCATCGGGCACCATCATGGATTCCTTCTCCTTTTCATCCTTCATGTCAGCCAGCAACCGTTCTTCTTTCTCAAACATGGAATAAGGCACCCCCCGGTTCCCCGATTTTCTGCCGCAGCAGCTTTAGTCCCTGATGGATCCGCGTTTTTACCGTGCCCTCAGGGCAGTCCAGAATGTCGGCGATTTCGGGTACGGTCATGTCTTGATAATATTTAAGAATCAGCACATGCCGATATTTGGGCTTCATCCGGCTTAACGCACGTTCCAGATCCAGCTTGCTGTCATTCATCATCTCGAATACCGTCCCCGATTCCAGCACTTTCTCCACCGGCACCGTCCGCGCTTTTCGCTTTTGCTCATCGATGCAGCAATGAATCAAGATCCGGATCAGCCAAGGAACGAACGCCTCCGGCCGCTTAAGCTTCCGGCGTTTCATCCATGCCCGGCACACCGTCTCCTGTAATACCTCCAGCGCATCAATCTCATTATGCAGATAGCTGTACGCGATCCCGTATAACCGCCTTCGGTGCCTTGCGACAAGCATGTAAAACGCCTCTTCGTCCCCCCGGCATGCAGCCAGCGCAAGCTCTTTCTCGTCCATCCGTCGTTCCTTCCCCTCATTAATCCTGCAGTTTTGTAAAAAGCCATATTACAGGCTTTTGCAAAAGTTCGATTTCAGCCGCTCCCGGGTACAATCAAGAGATCAACTAGACCGTTTTCGCTCATTTATTGCTGATTGAAAGTCGCTTTTTGGGTTCCAGCAAATTCCT from Paenibacillus ihbetae includes:
- a CDS encoding lactonase family protein gives rise to the protein MTAGQELIFYIGTYNSEKENAIHWGAMDRNTGELRLLGGTAGIENPTYLDFDESISVLYAASEVGESKVAAYSANLVNGELTILNVQPTGSSGACHVSRTSDGKYLLTTGYSDGTISVLALEEDGKVGEIVSKIKHSGRGLRDDRQSEAHPHSVFEDPHHKYIVVSDLGMDDVNLYRLDEGKLVTHREISLPPGSGPRHVAFHPSGKWVYGTNELNSTVTAYAYDATFGDLKILQHASTLPEDVVMDNNTSSHLLVAPCGRWLYASNRGHDSIVQYVIDQDTGMLRAVNWVSSGGKTPRHFNILPGGFLLTANQDSSLVASYRIDPETGNLVSTGYTLEVTRPVCICPVEKAKAKSKVI
- a CDS encoding DUF4179 domain-containing protein — its product is MFEKEERLLADMKDEKEKESMMVPDEALDSAIRGGIRAGERRRKNRYRLRAASAAVIAAAAVLLLTLWGGGSPPGPSPELAQGPYPPLTGYDLAGDITAQTANRHGLIQPVNQSEASGEYTVTIHGVLTGPERLQVFYTLENRADRNAMVLREELRQPDTGKKLSYASSTGGDPLVKAGTWARQVNFYFEESTPIPETVTLDIAVAPYSTNTMYSTKSPDEKVMEMDLKLDLETMRRFTSTVPLNRVIEIQGQTMTLKEAVLSPAGITVKANIPKQNSMKVSGLFQPNIESRKDGFSAVQLGNSLTWLPGAEGDMTYFFESNALDHPDGLVLKAGGMQAVNRGDMQVVVDVERRKVLSSPENRIQFGDYTKSKDKYTLSLKYEERDFNHGAVSIDSLGFTDGKGKRHTFKEQEGSRSTSESTGVDGYWSTTLYLYLEPEDYPQPLTFDVSSFPGVIEQAIEVPIPYRD
- a CDS encoding cytochrome-c oxidase; amino-acid sequence: MGIKLIKIAAVYFVIGVLLGMYMSISHSYTYSSIHAHINLLGWASLALAGIVYYVFPAAAESAAGKVHFWLHNIGLPIMMIGLFLLMNGAESVEPVIAVGGVLVTLGIVVFLYNVLTNVREGARR
- a CDS encoding copper amine oxidase N-terminal domain-containing protein — its product is MYKKIGLLAIAFLLLLGGAAQAVQAKEQTRIRVYLDGQEIKFQAPPVMKNGVTYVQFRPLFQALNYTVGWDGAKKQITGTYIDQKLQMTLGQSSAYVNSVKSKLPGAPFTQGGNTLVPLRFVAEATGLPVKWDAKARTIKIDRQGPTMKAKADIEKLYRTLDAAENAKDLAKAKTVYHPQSPLLAGLEEYYKDQFQFDLNVSSKIADVTLAGTTAEAFVATTVQRVSGPFTWDSTIYSYNYFKKDASGAWKLAFPGEYEQEYNVSDEFLESRANVPEAELKAIQDVIDTQYKGFNTENGQLLMSVIHPNSEYYELFQSSIDDGIFDELNFNLKDEVTHPLFFDGEDAVLYIEESDDADGDMLSTTYLYWLTKSEGKWMIYDVLEVE
- a CDS encoding sigma-70 family RNA polymerase sigma factor, which encodes MDEKELALAACRGDEEAFYMLVARHRRRLYGIAYSYLHNEIDALEVLQETVCRAWMKRRKLKRPEAFVPWLIRILIHCCIDEQKRKARTVPVEKVLESGTVFEMMNDSKLDLERALSRMKPKYRHVLILKYYQDMTVPEIADILDCPEGTVKTRIHQGLKLLRQKIGEPGGALFHV